A single region of the Octopus bimaculoides isolate UCB-OBI-ISO-001 chromosome 6, ASM119413v2, whole genome shotgun sequence genome encodes:
- the LOC106880876 gene encoding zinc finger protein 678-like isoform X1, which produces MLETEEKPHICDVCGELFPVDSDLLVHKCTHNGNNIIKCENCDKIFSCISQLSVHKRLHTGQKTYQCSICEKVFAYRSTLAVHESTHAERKPYCCEICGKKFSTKNNFTNHKHIHTGKKPYSCEHCGKAFSSQSNLFYHKRQNTIEKSLQCDICEKIFSYNCQLSDHKRTHLGKKSYQCDICMKKCCNNYTLSNHKRIHTGEKPFQCDICGKSLSSSTNLSYHKRMHTGEKPYQCQLCGKAFSYKFKLSNHVRTHTEEKPTCEICGKEFSGNDKLSIHRRIHTGEKPYKCGICGKAFSDGSNLIAHKRTHTGEKPYPCDICGKAFSFSSRLLLHKRIHTGEKPYLCDICGKTVSDSSNLSAHKRIHIWE; this is translated from the coding sequence ATGttggaaacagaagaaaaaccTCACATATGTGATGTTTGTGGGGAGCTGTTCCCTGTGGATTCTGACTTATTAGTTCATAAATGTACTCACAATGGAAATAATATaatcaaatgtgaaaattgtgataaaatattttcttgtatcaGTCAGTTGTCAGTCCACAAACGTCTACACACTGGACAAAAAACATACCAATGTAGTATTTGTGAGAAAGTATTTGCTTACAGAAGTACTTTAGCAGTTCATGAAAGTACACATGCTGAAAGAAAACCATACTGCTGTGAGATTtgtggaaaaaaattttcaacgAAGAATAACTTTACAAatcataaacacattcacacaggaAAAAAACCATACTCCTGTGAACATTGTGGGAAAGCATTTTCCAGTCAGAGTAACTTATTTTACCACAAGCGCCAAAACACCATAGAAAAATCATTGcagtgtgatatttgtgagaaaatattttcttataattgcCAACTGTCGGATCATAAACGTACCCACCTTGGCAAAAAGTCTTACCAGTGTGACATTTGCATGAAAAAATGCTGTAATAATTACACTTTATCAaaccataaacgtattcatacaggggaaaaaccattTCAATGTGACATCTGTGGGAAATCTCTTTCTTCTAGCACTAATTTATCATATCATAAGCGAAtgcatactggagaaaaaccatatcagtgtcaACTCTGTGGAAAAGCATTTTCTTACAAATTTAAATTATCAAatcatgtacgtacacacactgaAGAAAAACCTACCTGTGAAATATGTGGCAAAGAATTTTCTGGAAATGATAAATTATCAATTCATAGGCGTATTCACACTGGTGAAAAGCCATACAAGTGTGGTATTTGTGGGAAAGCTTTTTCTGATGGCAGCAATCTTATAGCtcataaacgtacacatacaggagaaaagccatatccctgtgatatctgtgggaaagcATTTTCTTTTAGCAGCAGATTATTActtcataaacgtattcatactggagagaaaccatatctctgtgatatctgtgggaaaacAGTTTCTGATAGCAGCAATTTATCAGCCCATAAACGTATTCACATTTGGGAATAG
- the LOC106880876 gene encoding zinc finger protein 708-like isoform X2 — protein sequence MLETEDKPISRCDGSNNPDLTFNKQIHDGDKVYKCGNCGKAFSKSSNLLDHERIHTGEKPYRCGVCGKAFSRNSTLTDHTRIHTGEKPYSCEICGKAFSSSSSVSDHKRIHSGETPYYCEICGKGFAFTSKLSRHVRIHTGEKPYHCEFCGKAFSCRSTLLCHKRIHTGEKPYQCEICGKGFSASSKLSLHVRVHTGEKPYFCDICWKTFSRSSMLTDHRRVHNGEKPYHCEICGKSFSSNSKFSCHKRVHSGEKQYQCKICGKSFSFNNHLTDHIRIHTGEKPYQCEFCGRVFACRSNLSEHRRIHTGEKPFSCEFCGKAFSRNRNLARHYRIHTEK from the coding sequence ATGCTAGAGACAGAAGACAAACCTATCAGTAGATGTGATGGTTCGAATAACCCAGACCTAACTTTTAATAAACAGATTCATGATGGAGACAAAGTATACAAATGTGGAAATTGTGGTAAAGCATTTTCGAAAAGTTCCAACCTGTTGGATCAtgaacgcattcatacaggtgagaaaccgtaTCGATGTGGAGTTTGTGGGAAGGCTTTTTCTCGAAATAGTACTTTAACAGatcacacacgtattcacactggagaaaagccatactcttgtgaaatctgtggtaaagcattttcAAGTAGCAGTAGTGTATCTGATCATAAACGGATTCACTCAGGAGAAACACCATACtactgtgaaatctgtgggaaGGGATTTGCATTTACTAGTAAGTTATCTCGTCATGttcgtattcacacaggagaaaaaccatatcattgtgaattTTGCGGTAAGGCATTTTCATGCAGAAGTACTTTACTATGTCataaacgcattcacacaggagagaaaccgtaccAATGTGAAATCTGTGGGAAAGGCTTTTCAGCTAGCAGTAAACTGTCTCTTCATGTACGcgttcacactggagaaaaaccatatttttgtgatatttgttggAAAACATTTTCCCGTAGCAGTATGTTAACAGACCACAGGCGTGTTCACAATggtgaaaagccatatcactgtgaaatttgtgggaaatcatTTTCTTCTAATAGTAAATTCTCTTGTCACAAACGTGTTCATTCAGGAGAAAAACAATACCAGTGcaaaatctgtggtaaatcattctcttttaaCAATCACCTAACTGATCATATACGCATTCACACTGGGGAAAAGCCTTATCAGTGTGAGTTTTGTGGAAGAGTGTTTGCTTGTCGCAGTAACTTATCAgaacacagacgtattcatacaggagagaaacccttCTCTTGTGAATTTTGTGGTAAGGCATTTTCTAGGAATAGAAATTTAGCTCGTCATTATCGTATTCACACAGAAAAGTGA